A region from the Engraulis encrasicolus isolate BLACKSEA-1 chromosome 18, IST_EnEncr_1.0, whole genome shotgun sequence genome encodes:
- the LOC134468213 gene encoding sterile alpha motif domain-containing protein 9-like — MEEKDKLNIAKWTESDVSSWLRNIGVKEVYVKKLYDEEVDGHVLCGINEDYLTNKTGMKSGQVFLIISNRDKLMQSQKGTKLDQLKQPSPAAATETSDSQKAQSAKLLQQCPASAKETKDHKKDAGEILTGKIPPDEETEGQSTVPPVLKKDCKPRPFGKEGINFTYVKHNVLQPETGVLDLISPCHEYKSFETAATLERTRLQSKFANELLRFGTGCMNMRSNGTIHFGVMDSRGDTGYVHGEIIGIPVTEKDMYVDALDYIERCCSESEHVRRCIRPPQFIEVIDLTAEDRRYVVEVDVVPLVSIVRHKVYAVRLPKFNQSTNKITLEKDTTYCRVGASTKPVDDLGEFYRQLPERDALRETAESRPCATIPEACQDLGRKLTMLITGGRRYIDKGQWFILVTNRFGSEDMSNIDFLMNLNILCVFDFDPDSNVSGFCQEYQKRHAANLHFLKDYIVPSGMGIEEFQNQMHLFEQTSWIFCNGRNDFRGKYPSDDMTWFKTKKTQLKECVSLICKQILPKGTFTVVFLLTSPVEGPLLHTYSEFFADMGGHEDILCISESEENFEKWQSFAGGSFCDEDTVTHSSVVGMKMSHINATLQRIQSVASRTTKHLPTYVRGECLLEAREEERMSSLEILYMDHSDETTEDFIAAEKENIEQHFYLGGQVDWLNFWLAEKKHLGEVIQRDAYHDVFDLLSDCLKNNADQPHTQGLNIFHHPGSGGSTVARQVLWNSRRKLRCAVVKPSYSPITVSEHAHLLRKYEEKDISKCVPVLLLVEDRDDEFLDDLKFELEMASKKQRVLHGALCFIVLSCQRSYNPEKMCKESPLHNVQVTHKLSDEEKRQFASKRRMLEQQYKPEFILTFVLMSEGFDHQKIAEYVEHFVKNLLMGIDHTTVVTRLIHYVAMLNTYVQNSFLSQSHCEALLALPMYLEGSRTVQDEVREQFCRRVFEDTLTEPARLVLIHLRDERTHIKSIRMIHPLVAKEILQQLLRYQKKESDLALELLRDDVLFQHRFGREDYKRFLRALFMKRDRVSKGDEADSFFSPLVEHVRDTESATKAIDLLTEAYKRFDKDPLFAQHLARLYCSEEKFEDAERWAETAARKLPSHPFVLHTKGQVYRKWFQAKVTAMKKQRKTAENLVDAITTAVKAMDCFQDAQRAAVGDAESMSYSGFFAAVEVGCGLLKLFFTSCVFSDKEECERYLLTDYIPEEVRKPWDSLHIKLKSLQSVIHKSLEWVSEDLTFFQTDTSTDEEDLEDPLKDPKKWLMSNSVRYGKYFSGPDDRTTSNLPTPLMVRMKIHQLGGGNMTTIFSLMTWQNRKDQVKTLENIISLYKLLKGKMDQIDTINYIMTNIALGCLSCQSKALASLRELQDLSQRFVNNKQKCQSKALFLRTLLFWPEDHESEEEKEEKYDLILSAVRHLSKCYHDKMKDISSRRRKISTLFFLGSGNGLDKIVHKSRVGSATASQPVSEKKIRWYHGEGWKMPEIAKHLKRVSGWTENGKVYLDGPQRSEFTVLAHNIASVPHSNENVTFYLGFTMRGPMAYNVTVTKR; from the exons ATGG AAGAAAAAGACAAATTGAACATTGCCAAGTGGACAGAGAGTGACGTGAGCTCCTGGCTACGGAACATCGGCGTGAAAGAGGTCTACGTCAAAAAGCTCTACGATGAAGAAGTGGACGGCCACGTCCTTTGTGGCATAAATGAAGACTATCTCACAAACAAAACAGGGATGAAATCTGGGCAAGTGTTCTTGATCATCAGTAACAGAGATAAGCTCATGCAATCACAGAAAGGAACAAAATTGGATCAATTAAAGCAGCCATCTCCTGCAGCTGCTACTGAGACTTCAGACAGCCAGAAGGCACAGAGCGCTAAATTGCTACAGCAATGTCCTGCCAGTGCTAAAGAAACTAAGGACCATAAAAAGGATGCAGGAGAGATATTAACTGGCAAAATACCTCCGGATGAAGAAACTGAAGGCCAATCCACAGTACCACCAGTACTTAAAAAGGACTGCAAGCCCAGGCCATTCGGAAAAGAAGGAATTAACTTCACTTATGTAAAGCACAATGTTCTTCAGCCTGAAACCGGTGTTCTGGATCTCATTTCTCCCTGCCACGAGTACAAGTCATTTGAGACTGCCGCCACTTTGGAACGCACGAGGTTGCAGTCAAAGTTTGCTAACGAATTACTCAGATTTGGCACGGGGTGCATGAATATGCGCTCAAATGGCACAATTCATTTTGGAGTTATGGACAGTAGGGGGGACACGGGCTACGTCCACGGAGAAATAATTGGCATACcagtgacagagaaagacatGTATGTTGATGCTCTAGACTACATCGAGAGATGTTGCTCAGAATCTGAACACGTACGGCGATGCATACGCCCACCACAATTCATTGAGGTCATAGACTTGACAGCAGAGGATAGGAGGTATGTTGTGGAAGTTGATGTAGTGCCTTTAGTAAGCATTGTGAGACACAAGGTCTATGCTGTTCGTCTACCAAAGTTCAATCAGAGCACTAACAAGATCACACTTGAGAAGGACACTACCTATTGCAGGGTGGGAGCCTCAACTAAACCAGTAGATGACTTAGGTGAGTTTTACCGGCAACTCCCAGAGCGAGACGCTCTCAGGGAGACAGCTGAGAGTCGTCCATGTGCTACAATACCAGAGGCCTGCCAAGACTTGGGCAGGAAACTCACAATGCTCATCACAGGTGGGAGGAGATACATCGACAAAGGGCAGTGGTTCATCCTAGTCACAAACAGGTTTGGCAGTGAGGACATGAGCAACATTGACTTTTTAATGAACCTGAACATCCTATGTGTATTTGACTTTGATCCTGATTCCAATGTGTCTGGATTCTGCCAGGAATATCAGAAACGTCATGCTGCAAACTTGCACTTCCTGAAGGATTACATAGTGCCAAGTGGAATGGGAATTGAGGAATTCCAAAATCAAATGCATTTGTTTGAACAAACGAGTTGGATCTTTTGCAACGGTCGCAATGATTTCAGAGGAAAGTATCCAAGTGATGACATGACATGGTTCAAAACGAAGAAGACTCAACTAAAAGAGTGTGTGTCCTTGATCTGCAAACAAATCCTGCCAAAAGGTACATTCACAGTGGTCTTCCTCCTTACCTCTCCAGTGGAGGGACCTCTTCTTCACACGTACAGTGAATTCTTTGCTGATATGGGGGGTCATGAGGACATTTTGTGCATATCTGAATCTGAGGAAAACTTTGAGAAGTGGCAGAGCTTTGCAGGTGGAAGTTTCTGCGACGAAGACACAGTGACACATTCAAGTGTTGTCGGCATGAAAATGAGCCACATCAATGCAACTCTTCAGCGCATCCAGTCTGTGGCCTCTCGGACCACCAAGCATCTGCCCACTTATGTGAGAGGGGAGTGTCTCCTTGAGgctagagaagaggaaaggatgtCTTCCCTCGAGATTCTCTATATGGATCACAGTGATGAAACCACAGAGGATTTCATTGCAGCGGAAAAGGAAAACATTGAGCAGCATTTCTACCTTGGAGGTCAGGTTGACTGGTTGAACTTTTGGCTGGCAGAAAAAAAGCATCTCGGAGAAGTCATTCAAAGGGACGCCTATCATGACGTGTTTGATCTTCTCAGTGACTGCCTGAAGAACAATGCAGATCAGCCACACACTCAAGGTCTCAACATATTTCATCACCCAGGCAGTGGCGGCAGCACTGTTGCTCGTCAAGTCTTGTGGAACTCCCGGAGAAAGCTAAGGTGTGCCGTTGTGAAGCCATCATACTCTCCCATCACAGTGTCTGAACATGCACATCTTCTTCGAAAATATGAGGAGAAAGACATTTCAAAATGTGTGCCAGTCCTTTTGCTTGTTGAAGATCGTGATGACGAGTTCTTGGATGACTTAAAGTTTGAACTAGAGATGGCTTCAAAAAAGCAGAGAGTTCTACATGGAGCACTGTGCTTTATTGTTCTCAGTTGTCAGCGATCCTACAACCCAGAGAAAATGTGCAAGGAGTCACCACTACACAATGTTCAGGTTACACACAAACTGTCTGATGAAGAGAAGCGTCAATTCGCTAGTAAACGAAGGATGCTTGAACAACAGTACAAGCCAGAGTTCATCTTAACATTTGTCCTGATGAGTGAAGGTTTCGACCATCAGAAGATTGCGGAATATGTGGAACATTTTGTGAAAAACCTTCTCATGGGTATTGATCATACAACTGTTGTCACTCGTCTCATCCATTACGTGGCCATGTTGAACACTTATGTGCAGAACTCCTTCCTCTCCCAGTCTCACTGTGAAGCTCTCCTTGCTCTTCCCATGTACCTGGAGGGGTCCCGCACAGTACAGGATGAAGTCAGGGAACAGTTCTGCCGGCGAGTCTTTGAAGATACACTGACTGAGCCAGCCAGATTGGTCTTGATACACTTGAGAGATGAAAGGACACACATCAAATCCATCAGAATGATTCACCCCTTAGTTGCAAAAGAAATCCTTCAGCAGCTCTTGCGTTACCAGAAAAAGGAAAGTGATCTAGCCCTGGAGCTTCTCCGTGATGACGTCTTGTTTCAGCACCGGTTTGGGAGGGAAGACTACAAGAGGTTTCTGCGTGCCCTCTTCATGAAGCGTGACAGGGTCAGCAAAGGAGATGAGGCAGACAGCTTCTTCTCCCCCCTTGTTGAGCATGTAAGAGATACTGAAAGTGCAACTAAGGCCATTGATCTGCTCACAGAGGCCTACAAGCGTTTTGACAAGGACCCTCTTTTCGCTCAACATTTAGCTCGTCTGTACTGCAGTGAGGAGAAATTTGAGGATGCAGAGCGGTGGGCTGAGACAGCTGCCAGAAAATTACCAAGCCACCCGTTTGTGCTTCACACCAAAGGGCAAGTGTATAGGAAGTGGTTCCAAGCTAAAGTAACAGCTATGAAAAAACagaggaaaacagctgaaaatCTAGTAGATGCCATCACAACAGCAGTCAAAGCCATGGATTGCTTTCAGGATGCTCAGAGAGCCGCTGTTGGGGATGCTGAGTCGATGAGCTATTCAGGATTTTTTGCTGCAGTTGAAGTTGGATGTGGCCTGCTGAAGCTTTTCTTCACATCCTGTGTGTTTTCTGACAAAGAAGAATGTGAGCGATATCTGCTGACTGACTACATTCCAGAGGAAGTGAGAAAACCATGGGACAGTCTTCACATTAAACTTAAAAGTCTGCAAAGCGTCATCCATAAATCTTTGGAGTGGGTGTCAGAGGACCTGACTTTTTTccagacagacacaagcacagatgAGGAAGACTTAGAAGATCCACTGAAGGATCCAAAGAAATGGCTGATGAGCAATTCTGTGAGGTACGGGAAATACTTCAGCGGCCCTGACGACCGCACAACATCCAACTTGCCAACCCCTCTCATGGTGCGCATGAAAATTCATCAACTGGGAGGTGGAAACATGACGACCATCTTCTCCCTCATGACTTGGCAAAATCGCAAGGACCAGGTGAAAACACTTGAGAATATAATATCGCTGTACAAACTGCTGAAGGGGAAAATGGACCAAATAGACACAATCAACTACATAATGACTAACATTGCTCTTGGCTGTCTGTCATGCCAGTCGAAGGCTTTGGCATCACTTAGAGAACTCCAAGACTTAAGTCAGAGGTTTGTTAACAACAAACAGAAATGTCAGTCAAAAGCTCTCTTCCTGCGCACACTCCTATTTTGGCCAGAAGATCacgagagtgaagaggagaaagaggaaaaatacGACCTCATTTTGTCTGCAGTGAGACATCTGTCAAAGTGTTACCATGACAAAATGAAGGACATTTCCTCGAGAAGAAGAAAAATCTCCACACTTTTTTTCCTGGGAAGTGGAAATGGGCTGGACAAGATTGTCCACAAAAGCCGAGTGGGATCCGCCACAGCCTCCCAGCCAGTGTCGGAGAAGAAAATACGTTGGTACCATGGTGAAGGCTGGAAGATGCCAGAGATTGCAAAGCATTTGAAACGTGTTTCAGGATGGACAGAAAATGGAAAAGTCTATCTGGACGGCCCGCAAAGGTCAGAGTTCACCGTCCTGGCCCACAACATTGCCTCTGTGCCTCACAGCAATGAAAATGTCACTTTCTACTTGGGTTTCACAATGAGAGGTCCAATGGCATACAATGTGACTGTGACAAAGAGATAA